A window of the Bufo gargarizans isolate SCDJY-AF-19 chromosome 1, ASM1485885v1, whole genome shotgun sequence genome harbors these coding sequences:
- the OIP5 gene encoding protein Mis18-beta: protein MAGSSSLLFPDIRSVFMCKVCNTILTEGRKVCDSSEVLDLIAFLSVTKQVQKVVPIRYDVSPSLEGCVYIYLKCGVCTAKVGVLLICAVAEVAHLRNLYCLFKKSILCYSMKTKKLLEGSRFYFNAGNCVRHLEELEKTTFDTFRCIQQFADTVQLHIPLPLAEAELKKTKAVK from the coding sequence ATGGCGGGGTCTTCTTCATTGTTGTTTCCCGACATTAGATCTGTCTTTATGTGCAAAGTGTGCAACACAATACTGACAGAAGGACGCAAAGTGTGCGACTCCAGTGAAGTGTTGGACCTGATAGCGTTCCTGTCGGTTACTAAACAAGTACAGAAGGTAGTGCCGATACGATATGATGTAAGCCCAAGTCTGGAAGGTTGCGTTTATATCTACCTGAAATGCGGAGTTTGCACAGCTAAAGTCGGCGTTCTTCTGATTTGTGCAGTTGCAGAAGTCGCTCACCTAAGAAATTTGTATTGTCTCTTTAAAAAATCCATTCTGTGCTATTccatgaaaacaaaaaaactgctgGAAGGAAGCCGGTTTTATTTTAACGCTGGAAATTGTGTGCGACATCTTGAAGAACTGGAGAAGACGACGTTTGACACCTTCAGATGTATCCAGCAGTTTGCTGACACCGTACAGCTCCACATACCATTGCCTCTTGCTGAAGCGGAGTTAAAGAAAACCAAGGCTGTGAAATAA